A DNA window from Capnocytophaga sp. ARDL2 contains the following coding sequences:
- a CDS encoding RHS repeat domain-containing protein, producing MKKIYTMIFCCISYFNFAQESNVQTVNNAVFPVALHTGIPQIEIPLFDVKTQNPNFSFSLKVENNHYASINKYFSTNDIGDCWSLNLIGSIAITSGYDESYYSDFHSKNGNAVYHYSIMGLTGKFVIVKKNTNFTIKVLEQNDYADIQFHYTYSNEKFRLHTFTITDKHGTKYHFANSAKEGVSEGAFTNTLFAEKRTFYVSWIQDKHNNELLKYNYDEENTKTVTFRKKYSCNFKSVDIINKGTIELSPKQSPKRNLKYKNLSGHVIADIDFEMTSSFFKVALGKVVFHNKQRTAKRTYQIFYDLIGGSPDKNYNGFYHKIECPDNGFIPANLYFSLGAVSKIITPEGGVTFYEYEPNTVGYKEYTNLTRATPGRPVYNMILNEFKTRVAENYTFEEIPLTYDAQNGGYWVDLTLYEPYDTDIYRQLFIDFKLNPIFTNFPQHSFYYPKIYAVNSKKNNPQTAVSSYNQLKNNTNCFPKATLNRVLDDEIYFIKIEPEYKQYYEYVRAYYKKAKPFNQLKFYNYTLGSRIKRIKSFSKNTTNINSNQNVVNEQLFSYEIPNHPRTSSGYSHYFTTYYTDNWYKTRNIIDFHSLIMYKFITVETPSKGKVINEFDLSESNSVFKSKYPFGIKKYNTLNQLIETIEIEQTFSPAPYNLSINGNSVSIHPKMLSEKSTISLYESNSNIPNKTIIESSYDSITQNMTRQKIHLVGLNETLDKQISYSKLGNAYYKTQVVNTKNNQPLNRTKWDYQKYGLSNFQQGYNLTKTHIAKAELPFEMEQEITRYDKNENILEYKTAKGVWVSQIWGYNQTELVAKLENVRYSTIPTSIINQITQYSNPLQYNENLLITALNQLRNHFPQGFVTTYLHQPLVGVSSITDPNGRKESYRYDSFNRLYQVIDHKGIIIKEYLYNLKN from the coding sequence ATGAAAAAAATCTACACAATGATATTTTGTTGTATCAGTTATTTCAATTTTGCACAAGAATCTAATGTACAAACGGTAAACAATGCCGTGTTTCCAGTGGCTTTGCATACAGGTATTCCGCAAATTGAAATTCCACTGTTTGATGTAAAAACGCAAAATCCTAACTTCTCTTTTTCACTAAAAGTAGAAAACAATCACTATGCATCGATCAATAAATATTTTTCTACCAATGATATAGGAGACTGTTGGTCGTTGAACCTAATAGGTAGTATTGCAATTACTTCGGGGTATGACGAATCTTATTATTCCGATTTTCATTCTAAAAACGGAAATGCTGTTTATCATTATAGCATAATGGGATTGACTGGAAAATTTGTAATCGTTAAAAAAAATACGAATTTTACAATCAAAGTGTTAGAACAAAATGATTATGCTGATATTCAATTTCATTATACATATTCAAATGAAAAGTTTCGATTGCATACATTTACTATTACTGACAAGCATGGTACTAAATATCATTTTGCAAATAGTGCCAAAGAAGGAGTTTCCGAAGGGGCTTTTACAAATACACTGTTTGCAGAAAAACGAACTTTTTATGTAAGTTGGATACAAGACAAACACAATAACGAATTATTGAAATACAATTACGACGAGGAAAATACAAAAACTGTAACATTTAGAAAAAAATACAGTTGTAACTTCAAATCTGTTGATATTATTAATAAAGGCACAATTGAGCTTTCTCCTAAACAGTCTCCAAAAAGAAATTTGAAGTATAAAAATTTAAGCGGTCATGTGATAGCGGATATAGATTTTGAAATGACCTCTAGTTTTTTCAAAGTAGCATTAGGCAAAGTAGTTTTTCACAACAAGCAAAGAACAGCTAAAAGAACCTATCAAATATTCTATGATTTGATAGGTGGTTCTCCTGATAAAAATTATAATGGTTTTTATCACAAAATAGAATGTCCTGATAATGGTTTTATTCCTGCAAACCTCTATTTTTCTTTAGGAGCTGTTTCAAAGATCATCACTCCAGAGGGCGGTGTAACTTTTTATGAATACGAACCTAATACTGTTGGGTACAAAGAATATACAAACCTCACAAGAGCTACTCCTGGAAGACCTGTTTATAATATGATTCTAAATGAATTTAAAACTCGTGTTGCTGAAAATTATACTTTTGAAGAAATTCCTCTAACTTACGATGCTCAAAATGGTGGCTATTGGGTTGATTTGACATTATACGAACCTTATGATACAGATATTTATAGGCAGTTATTTATTGATTTTAAGTTAAATCCTATTTTTACTAATTTTCCACAGCACTCTTTTTATTACCCTAAAATATACGCTGTGAATTCTAAGAAAAACAATCCTCAAACGGCTGTTTCATCATATAATCAACTAAAAAACAACACCAATTGCTTTCCTAAAGCAACATTGAATAGGGTATTAGATGATGAAATTTATTTTATAAAAATAGAACCTGAATACAAGCAGTACTATGAATATGTAAGAGCCTATTATAAAAAGGCTAAACCGTTTAACCAATTGAAATTTTACAATTATACTTTGGGAAGTCGTATCAAACGAATAAAAAGTTTCTCAAAAAACACCACTAATATCAATTCCAATCAAAATGTGGTCAATGAGCAATTGTTTTCTTACGAAATTCCCAATCATCCGCGTACAAGTAGTGGATATTCGCACTATTTTACCACTTATTATACAGATAATTGGTATAAAACCAGAAACATCATCGATTTTCATTCTTTGATTATGTATAAATTTATAACGGTAGAAACGCCTAGTAAAGGTAAAGTTATCAACGAATTTGATTTATCAGAATCTAATAGTGTATTTAAAAGTAAATATCCTTTCGGCATAAAAAAATACAACACTCTGAATCAATTAATTGAAACTATCGAGATAGAGCAAACATTTTCACCTGCTCCATATAATTTGAGTATAAATGGGAATAGCGTTTCTATTCACCCTAAAATGTTGTCTGAAAAATCGACCATTTCATTGTATGAAAGCAATTCAAACATTCCTAATAAAACTATTATTGAGAGTTCGTATGATAGTATTACCCAAAATATGACTCGACAAAAAATACATTTAGTAGGATTGAATGAAACATTAGACAAACAAATCAGTTATTCAAAATTGGGAAATGCGTATTACAAAACTCAAGTAGTCAATACCAAAAACAATCAACCACTCAATCGTACGAAATGGGATTATCAAAAATATGGATTGAGTAATTTTCAACAAGGGTATAATTTAACGAAAACTCATATCGCCAAGGCAGAATTACCATTTGAGATGGAGCAAGAAATAACTCGTTATGACAAAAACGAAAATATACTCGAATATAAAACAGCCAAAGGTGTATGGGTTTCACAAATATGGGGATATAACCAAACAGAATTGGTTGCAAAATTGGAAAATGTGCGTTATTCGACGATTCCTACATCGATAATTAACCAAATTACACAATATTCCAATCCATTGCAATACAATGAAAATTTGTTAATTACCGCTTTGAATCAATTGAGAAATCATTTTCCTCAAGGATTTGTTACAACCTATTTACATCAACCTTTGGTAGGTGTGAGTAGTATAACCGACCCCAACGGTAGAAAAGAATCCTATCGATACGATAGTTTCAACCGTTTGTATCAAGTAATCGACCACAAAGGTATTATAATCAAAGAGTATTTGTATAATCTTAAGAATTAA
- a CDS encoding polymorphic toxin type 24 domain-containing protein, producing the protein MHVVETDFRHYNSAIERFSSIDLLSELAPNITPYRYGFNNPIYWQDRTGLFESEMEAKSFALRNNLSGFELYKRTDGLWGVDHNSISYVRVGQKLQVAYLIKGEMIFELFKYDGTTGGGGAGSSSGSGGGNIGGSGNLYNGTNGVVSSLQTTLDVIGVFDPTGISDGINAVIYLINGDYGSAAISAISILPFGDLAKGGKYAYKAASVAEQATKVSKEIGKNSISLRTPNKIIHYDLVGATHKGVPTPHVQHSYKNFNPNTGEIFWNKDRHWVRPMTQQDIRTIYNHINRKK; encoded by the coding sequence TTGCATGTTGTAGAAACGGATTTCCGCCACTACAACTCGGCAATTGAGCGATTTAGCTCAATAGATTTGCTAAGTGAGTTAGCCCCAAACATCACTCCGTACCGTTATGGGTTTAATAATCCTATATATTGGCAAGATAGAACAGGGTTGTTTGAAAGTGAAATGGAGGCGAAATCGTTTGCGTTGAGGAATAATCTGTCTGGTTTTGAATTGTATAAAAGAACCGACGGACTTTGGGGAGTTGATCATAATTCGATTTCTTATGTACGCGTAGGACAAAAATTGCAAGTTGCTTATCTCATAAAAGGAGAAATGATTTTCGAATTATTTAAATACGACGGTACTACTGGCGGAGGCGGTGCAGGAAGTAGTTCAGGTAGTGGTGGTGGAAATATAGGAGGAAGTGGAAATTTATATAATGGTACTAACGGTGTAGTTTCGTCATTACAAACTACTCTTGATGTAATTGGAGTTTTCGATCCAACAGGTATTTCTGATGGAATAAATGCTGTAATATATTTAATTAACGGAGATTATGGAAGTGCTGCTATTAGTGCAATATCAATTTTGCCTTTTGGAGATTTAGCAAAAGGAGGGAAATATGCATACAAAGCCGCTTCTGTTGCTGAACAAGCGACTAAAGTAAGTAAAGAAATTGGAAAAAACTCTATTTCATTAAGGACACCAAATAAGATTATTCATTATGACTTAGTTGGAGCAACTCATAAAGGGGTTCCAACCCCTCATGTACAACATTCATATAAAAATTTTAATCCAAATACAGGTGAAATTTTTTGGAATAAAGATAGGCATTGGGTACGTCCTATGACACAACAAGATATTAGAACTATCTATAATCACATAAATAGAAAAAAATGA
- a CDS encoding DUF6443 domain-containing protein, with protein MKYFFYILLLIFSWKSYPQSSTENHTTEIVYPNGKTTMLPKAEVTTTYFDGFQRPIQVVNSHTGNFILNTITHIEYEKNLGQVKNYLPYVKSAINKGSSGSIGSSFLNNIHSTHFESNAKSETHTYYQNRFPDEGQHPYSEQRVEASPNARVIEQTAAGTTWSLASSANENHRHTQRIQYGFNTANEVKKFVVNSSWNATRGLFVNQLSNGGFFAESNLQKKTIKNENWQPNDGKNNTVEEFSTLDKKLILRRTYLNNEVLDTYHIYDFYGNLSYILPPMTNGAIDVMSLELYAYQYLYDHKNRVVEKKLPQKDWEYIVYDKNDRVVLTAPVYNPFGTETQGWTLTKYDALGRAILTGYYDQHSVSSADRKALQDLINSYPSYAEQKTTTTQTIDGLAVRYSNEQFPTQYKLLTVQYYDDYQFPQAPTQFAVVQGQTPLQKVKGLPTGSFTRTLTHPNEMKGSHSYTLYNNKYHIIKTYATHHLQGDTTTEYSRNFQGLATQSITTHKKNAQSTPLVVKDLYSYTHKNQLHKHQQQIGNQAIETIVEHSYDDLGNLTTKKVGGKTTPLQTVQYKRNIRGWLTDINNANPQQADAEQLFSLQLNYNQNPNVAGAKPLYNGNINSTIWRTQTDGITRGYRYLYDPLNRLTQAHSLQYRSALNGYLLQNDYREQLTYDKNGNIQTLQRTGATINGQTVQIDDLQYNYWGNQLLDVADATNHTAGFKDGNTQGMDYVYDNLGNMTEDLNKGIYHIKYNHLNQPVEVHLSQGKIYYLYDAVGTKLQKRIQPNQGAVVTSDYTHGFQYENGNLQFFAQPEGYVKPHNGGYLYVYQYKDHLGNIRLSYADLNQNGSIEPVSEIIDEANYYPFGLQHEGYNMLASTNHRYKYLNKEYEERLRLNVVETDFRHYNSAIGRFSSIDLLSELAPNITPYRYGFNNPIYWQDRTGLFESEMEAKSFALRNKMYCAEIFSDAGTWMVRYDATTYMKIGTTLKSFYNIGNLLVINFTEIMSADSSGGGGLGGVGSGLGTTGNSSNNSSGGSFGNQLNDFNNGVMFTATHVSNIFETGALRAKKNATPKDLKAISKIVKVTGAISIVGNVSTLGSAIYSWNNNKTWGNTTRVGVQIGIITIEYGLNLWIPGVGVVVGIALNALENEYGEQLYNYIDS; from the coding sequence ATGAAGTACTTTTTCTATATATTACTATTGATTTTTAGTTGGAAAAGTTACCCCCAATCCTCTACAGAAAATCATACAACAGAGATTGTTTACCCTAATGGAAAAACAACAATGCTTCCTAAAGCAGAGGTTACTACTACTTATTTCGATGGTTTTCAACGACCGATTCAAGTGGTTAATAGTCATACGGGAAATTTTATTCTCAATACTATTACGCATATCGAATACGAGAAAAATTTAGGGCAAGTAAAAAACTATTTGCCTTATGTAAAATCTGCAATAAACAAAGGGAGCAGTGGTAGTATAGGAAGTTCTTTTTTGAATAATATACATTCTACTCATTTTGAATCCAATGCAAAAAGCGAAACGCATACCTATTATCAAAATCGCTTTCCTGATGAAGGGCAACATCCGTATAGCGAACAACGAGTAGAGGCTTCGCCCAATGCTCGAGTAATCGAACAAACTGCGGCAGGTACAACTTGGTCTTTGGCTTCGTCTGCCAATGAAAATCATCGCCATACGCAACGCATACAATATGGGTTTAATACTGCAAATGAAGTAAAGAAATTTGTGGTAAATTCTTCGTGGAATGCCACTCGTGGGCTGTTTGTCAATCAGCTGAGCAATGGTGGATTTTTTGCAGAAAGTAATTTGCAAAAGAAAACTATCAAAAACGAAAATTGGCAACCCAACGACGGAAAAAATAATACCGTTGAGGAATTTTCTACCTTGGATAAAAAACTGATTTTGAGGAGAACTTACCTCAACAATGAGGTATTAGACACTTATCATATTTATGATTTTTACGGCAACCTGTCCTACATTCTCCCACCAATGACAAACGGTGCTATTGATGTGATGTCGTTGGAATTGTATGCCTATCAATATTTGTACGATCACAAAAACCGTGTGGTAGAGAAAAAACTCCCTCAAAAAGATTGGGAATACATCGTCTATGACAAAAACGACCGAGTAGTTTTGACCGCTCCGGTCTATAATCCTTTTGGTACAGAAACGCAAGGTTGGACATTGACAAAATACGATGCCCTGGGCAGAGCAATTCTCACAGGATATTACGACCAACATAGCGTTTCTTCTGCCGATAGAAAAGCCTTACAAGATTTGATAAATTCCTATCCGAGTTATGCCGAACAAAAAACCACCACTACACAAACCATCGACGGTTTGGCGGTGCGATACAGCAACGAGCAGTTTCCTACGCAATACAAATTGCTAACGGTGCAGTATTACGACGATTATCAATTTCCACAAGCACCTACACAGTTTGCTGTTGTGCAAGGACAAACACCTTTGCAAAAAGTAAAAGGATTGCCCACAGGAAGTTTTACGCGTACACTGACTCACCCCAACGAAATGAAGGGTTCGCACAGTTATACGCTGTACAACAACAAGTATCACATCATTAAAACCTATGCAACCCATCATTTGCAAGGCGATACAACTACCGAATACAGTCGCAATTTTCAAGGATTGGCAACGCAAAGTATTACTACACATAAGAAAAATGCACAATCTACGCCCTTGGTAGTAAAAGATTTGTATAGCTATACGCATAAAAATCAGTTGCACAAACACCAACAACAAATAGGGAATCAAGCCATAGAAACCATTGTAGAGCATAGTTACGACGATTTAGGAAATCTTACAACCAAAAAAGTAGGTGGGAAAACCACACCTTTGCAAACCGTACAATACAAACGCAACATAAGAGGTTGGCTTACCGACATCAACAATGCCAATCCACAACAAGCCGATGCAGAGCAGTTGTTTAGCTTGCAACTCAACTACAACCAAAACCCCAATGTGGCAGGAGCAAAACCGCTCTATAATGGCAATATCAACAGTACAATATGGCGAACACAAACCGACGGAATTACTCGAGGTTACCGCTATTTGTACGACCCATTGAACCGACTGACACAAGCCCATAGTTTGCAGTATCGCTCGGCATTGAATGGCTATTTGCTACAAAACGATTACCGAGAGCAATTGACTTACGACAAAAACGGCAATATACAAACCCTACAACGCACAGGGGCAACCATCAATGGGCAAACGGTACAGATAGACGATTTGCAATACAACTATTGGGGCAATCAATTGCTTGATGTAGCCGATGCTACCAACCACACAGCAGGATTTAAAGACGGTAACACCCAAGGAATGGATTATGTCTATGACAATTTGGGCAATATGACCGAAGACCTCAACAAGGGGATTTATCATATCAAATACAATCATTTGAACCAACCGGTGGAAGTACATCTTTCGCAAGGAAAAATCTATTATCTTTACGACGCCGTAGGCACGAAATTACAAAAACGCATACAGCCCAACCAAGGAGCAGTAGTTACGAGTGATTATACGCACGGTTTTCAATACGAAAACGGCAATTTACAGTTTTTTGCCCAGCCCGAAGGCTATGTAAAACCACACAACGGTGGTTATTTGTATGTATATCAGTACAAAGACCATTTAGGGAATATCCGTTTGAGCTATGCCGACCTCAATCAAAACGGCAGTATCGAACCTGTAAGCGAAATCATCGACGAGGCGAATTATTACCCATTTGGATTGCAACACGAGGGGTATAATATGTTAGCAAGTACCAATCATCGCTACAAATATCTCAACAAGGAGTACGAAGAACGATTGAGATTGAATGTTGTAGAAACGGATTTCCGCCACTACAACTCGGCAATTGGGCGATTTAGCTCAATAGACTTGTTAAGTGAATTAGCACCAAACATTACTCCGTATCGTTATGGATTTAATAATCCCATATATTGGCAAGATAGAACAGGGTTGTTTGAAAGCGAGATGGAGGCGAAATCATTTGCATTGAGAAATAAAATGTATTGTGCAGAAATATTTAGTGATGCAGGAACTTGGATGGTTAGGTATGATGCAACTACATATATGAAAATTGGCACTACTCTTAAAAGTTTTTATAATATTGGTAACCTTCTTGTTATAAATTTCACAGAAATAATGAGTGCTGATTCTTCTGGAGGAGGTGGATTGGGAGGTGTTGGTTCTGGTTTAGGCACAACAGGAAATTCATCAAATAACAGTAGTGGAGGTAGTTTCGGAAATCAATTAAATGATTTCAATAATGGAGTTATGTTTACTGCAACCCATGTTTCTAATATTTTTGAAACAGGTGCGTTAAGAGCAAAGAAAAATGCAACACCAAAAGATTTAAAAGCTATTTCAAAAATAGTCAAAGTTACAGGAGCTATTTCTATTGTTGGTAATGTTTCTACATTAGGAAGTGCTATTTACTCTTGGAATAACAACAAGACATGGGGAAATACTACAAGAGTTGGAGTTCAGATAGGTATTATAACTATTGAATATGGTTTAAATTTATGGATACCAGGAGTTGGAGTTGTTGTAGGAATAGCTCTAAATGCATTAGAAAATGAGTATGGAGAACAACTTTATAATTATATAGATTCTTAA
- a CDS encoding T9SS type A sorting domain-containing protein → MKKFTTFLSLVVCFTIYSQEVLWQKTVGGSHADYLFDMVPTVDYGFLLAGSSVSDKSGLKKEENKGDLDYFLWKMNREGNPEWQLSFGGDGQDVLQSIVQTSDVGYLLGGYSNSGISADKSSENFGKNDLWLVKINAKGQLVWEQSYGGLGNEQLIKIIETQDKGFLILATSNSDKHAFKSQDNFGGLDFWLLKINAFGQLVWEKSFGKNYNDIPQAVVELQDSFVILGNSFTKSINPSGSNDIVILKLDKQGNLLQQKTIGTLENDFSNDLFWDKNTENYTLTGTSLESGIQEIVFWQLDKNFQIIHKTAHSFSGDVQLSSTVKTKDNQYLLAGILQDIRTNKQQYFSLLLDGNGNKIWDKIITTDGDDLLRKAVFTRDQGIVLAGNSTGKNPQYKKQSIGKEDFWILKLKDNGKEFIQQTPLEAIPNPTAEFSQIVIHQSYKQGELSIYDMSGKLYHSEKIKHGIIPVDFSSFPQGVYIVFVKTDSFENSIKVIRE, encoded by the coding sequence ATGAAAAAATTCACTACATTTTTATCATTAGTTGTCTGTTTCACAATATATTCCCAAGAAGTTTTATGGCAAAAAACAGTCGGTGGTTCGCACGCCGATTATTTGTTTGACATGGTTCCAACAGTAGATTATGGCTTTTTGTTGGCTGGTAGTTCGGTTTCAGACAAATCGGGACTGAAAAAAGAAGAAAACAAAGGTGATTTGGATTATTTCCTTTGGAAAATGAATCGTGAAGGCAATCCCGAATGGCAGTTGAGTTTTGGTGGAGATGGGCAAGATGTGTTACAAAGTATAGTGCAAACTTCAGATGTAGGCTATTTGTTGGGCGGTTATTCCAATTCTGGAATTAGTGCAGATAAATCGAGTGAAAATTTTGGAAAAAACGACCTTTGGTTGGTAAAAATCAATGCAAAAGGGCAATTGGTTTGGGAACAATCCTATGGTGGATTAGGCAACGAACAATTGATAAAAATCATTGAAACTCAAGATAAAGGATTTTTGATTTTAGCTACTTCCAATTCGGATAAACATGCGTTTAAATCGCAAGATAACTTCGGAGGTTTGGATTTTTGGTTATTGAAAATCAACGCTTTTGGACAATTGGTTTGGGAGAAAAGTTTTGGTAAAAATTACAACGATATTCCTCAAGCGGTTGTGGAATTGCAGGACAGTTTTGTGATTTTGGGCAATTCGTTTACTAAATCGATAAATCCATCGGGTTCAAACGATATTGTAATTTTAAAATTAGACAAACAAGGAAATTTATTGCAACAAAAAACAATAGGAACTTTAGAAAATGATTTTTCTAACGATTTATTTTGGGATAAAAACACTGAAAATTATACCCTAACAGGAACATCTTTAGAAAGCGGAATACAAGAAATTGTGTTTTGGCAGTTGGATAAAAATTTTCAAATCATTCATAAAACAGCACATTCCTTTTCGGGCGATGTACAGTTGAGTTCGACTGTAAAAACAAAAGACAATCAGTATTTATTAGCAGGAATTTTACAAGATATTCGCACGAATAAACAGCAATATTTTTCGTTGCTATTAGATGGAAATGGAAATAAAATTTGGGACAAAATCATAACTACCGACGGCGATGATTTACTGAGAAAAGCCGTATTTACCAGAGACCAAGGAATAGTTTTGGCAGGAAATTCTACAGGAAAAAATCCACAATACAAGAAACAAAGCATTGGAAAAGAGGATTTTTGGATTTTGAAATTGAAAGACAACGGAAAAGAATTTATTCAACAAACACCATTGGAAGCCATTCCCAATCCTACAGCCGAATTTTCACAAATAGTCATTCATCAATCGTACAAACAAGGCGAATTGAGCATATATGATATGAGTGGGAAATTGTATCATTCCGAAAAAATAAAACACGGAATAATTCCCGTAGATTTTAGTTCGTTTCCGCAAGGTGTTTATATTGTTTTTGTAAAAACAGACTCGTTTGAAAATTCAATAAAAGTGATTAGAGAGTAA
- a CDS encoding multidrug efflux SMR transporter, whose product MYWILLIIAGIFEVAFTFCLGKAKEATGNMVYLWYLGFAVCTFISMSLLVKVSQNLPLGTAYAVWTGIGAVGTVLVGIFVFKEPASFWRLFFISTLIASIVGLKAVSN is encoded by the coding sequence ATGTACTGGATATTACTTATTATAGCAGGAATATTTGAAGTAGCCTTTACTTTTTGCTTAGGAAAGGCAAAAGAAGCCACAGGAAACATGGTATATCTGTGGTATTTAGGATTTGCTGTTTGCACATTTATCAGCATGAGTTTATTGGTAAAAGTATCTCAAAATTTACCTTTAGGAACTGCTTACGCCGTTTGGACTGGTATCGGAGCCGTTGGAACGGTATTAGTAGGAATTTTTGTTTTCAAAGAACCCGCTAGCTTTTGGCGATTGTTTTTTATTAGCACACTCATCGCCTCGATTGTAGGATTAAAAGCAGTGTCGAATTAG
- a CDS encoding ZIP family metal transporter encodes MEIYIVPFIAVILGYLIALVMQPKNKQVVKLLLAFSGAFLLTMTVSHLLPEVYANEIVKVEHSHSHEHDEHIHDENCEHSHENPSKHIHNEEEHVHDEHCSHGSEDAHIHHDHGMMKHIGLFIMLGIIFQIVLEYFSRGAEHGHTHTHEHQKAFPLTLFISLCIHALFEGMPISQHSHLAWGIAIHHFPIAIILTLFFIQGGLNKKIIALFMILFAAMTPAGTYISDVLPFLQTYYTEISAFVIGILFHISSTIIFESSEGHKFNAAKMLAIVLGIALGYMIN; translated from the coding sequence ATGGAAATATATATTGTCCCTTTTATAGCCGTAATCCTTGGATACTTGATTGCGTTAGTGATGCAACCGAAAAACAAACAGGTTGTAAAATTACTTTTGGCATTTAGTGGTGCTTTTTTGTTGACGATGACGGTTTCGCATTTACTTCCCGAAGTCTATGCCAACGAAATTGTAAAAGTAGAACACTCACATTCGCACGAGCACGATGAACATATACACGATGAAAATTGTGAGCATTCGCACGAGAATCCTTCGAAACATATTCACAACGAAGAAGAGCATGTACATGATGAACATTGCTCTCACGGAAGCGAAGATGCACATATACATCACGATCACGGTATGATGAAACACATTGGTTTGTTTATTATGTTGGGGATTATCTTTCAAATCGTTTTGGAATATTTCTCTCGTGGTGCCGAACACGGACATACACACACACACGAACATCAAAAGGCATTTCCGCTGACATTGTTTATTAGTTTGTGTATTCACGCTTTGTTTGAAGGTATGCCTATTAGCCAGCATTCGCATTTGGCTTGGGGAATCGCCATTCACCACTTCCCCATTGCTATTATTTTGACATTGTTTTTCATCCAAGGAGGTTTGAACAAAAAAATTATCGCATTGTTTATGATCTTATTTGCGGCAATGACGCCTGCAGGAACCTATATTTCTGATGTATTGCCGTTTTTACAAACCTATTACACTGAGATTTCAGCTTTTGTAATTGGTATCTTATTCCACATTTCCTCAACCATCATTTTTGAAAGTAGCGAAGGACACAAATTCAATGCGGCCAAAATGTTGGCAATTGTATTGGGAATCGCGTTGGGGTATATGATTAATTAA